TGGGTGAAGAAGACCGCCAACCAGCTTGACCCCGACAGCCTGGGTAAAACCCGCCGGGCCGACTCTGGTGCGCCGATTGTGGGCCCCGATCTGGTGGTGGAGTCCGGCAACGGTCGCACCATGGCCATTCAGGAGGCTTACCGCACCGGTAAGGCCGAGGAATATCGCCAGTGGCTACAGGAAGAGGCGGAGTTTTACGGCCTGAATGCGGGCAAGGTGGCCGCCATGAAAGCGCCCGTGCTGGTTCGTATCCGCACCAGCGCCATTGATCGCCGCCAGTTTGCCATTGAGGCCAATCAGGACGACAAGCTGGCCATGACCGGCACCGAAAAAGCCAAGGCCGATGCCGACCGCCTGGACAGCAACCTGATGGCTCGCCTGAGTGATGACGGCAACCTGTTGTCGGCCGCTAACCGTGACTTTGTGGCCGGCTTTCTGGCCTCGCTGGGTGAGTCCGAGTCGGCGCAGTACGTTACCACCAACGGCCAGCCTACCGGCGCGCTGATCGCCCGCATTCAGGCCGCCATTTTTGCCAAGGCATACAGTGATGATCGCCTACTGGAGTTGTCCGCCGACGCCAGCAAGCCGGAGGTAGCCAATATCATCGAGGCACTGAACGTGGCTGCCCCCGAGTTCATTCTGGCCCGCTCTGCCGATGAGGCTGGTGCCGAGGCGCTGAGCGGCCGGCTGGTGGACAGCGTGGAAGCATCCATGAATGAGCAGGCGGTAGAGGCCATCATTCAGGCTGCCAACCTGGTGCGCAAGGCCAAGAGTGAAGGGGCCAGCGTAGAGGAAACCGTTAATCAGTTGGGTCTGTTTGGCGATGTGCCGCCGGCCACTGCCGCCATGGCGTTGTTCATTAACCGCAATAACCGCAGCGCCAAGCGCCTGGGTGTGGCATTCAAGGCCATGGCCGAGTTTGTGCGCCAGGAAGCCGAGCGCGGCCAGACCGTGGATATGTTCGGTGACGCAACGGAGGTGACCTTGCAGGAAATTATTGACGCCGCCAACCGCAAACTGGAGCAGGAATACGGCGAGGGCGCGTTTGCCATTGAATCACTGGATCTGTTTGCGCAATCCCAGCCAGAGAGCGACCCCGAGCAGGCCCTGCAGAAAGCCCGCGAGCAGACCGACACCGATCCCACCGATAGGCAAAAGGAGAATGGTGATTACCAGAAGGGCGAGCTGAGCGCCTTTAGCCTGGAACTGGTCATTGAAAACCCCAAGGGGCACGTTCGTTCCGGCAAGAGCGAAAACGGCGATGAGTGGTCCGTCAGCATGGCCCACGATTACGGCTACATCAAAGGCACCAAAGGGCTGGACGGCGACGAGGTGGACGCCTTTATCGGCCCCAATCTCGAAAGCGAAAAGGCGTTTGTGATCGAGCAGGTTGACCCCTCCGGCAAGCTGGACGAGCACAAGGTCATGCTGGGCTTTGATGATGAAGAAAGCGCCAAGCAGGGCTACCTATCCAGCTACAAGGCTGGCTGGGATGGCCTGGGCTCCATCCGTGAAATGAGCCTGGAAGAGCTGAAAGCCTGGCTGCCGAATGCTGACCAGTCAACCAACGATGAATCATCAGTCAACCAAGAGGGTGAGCCCAGCCCGGCCGAGGCCGACACCGCTTTCCTGCAATCGGTTATCGACGGCGCCGTACCCGACATGCTGGCCCCCGAGCTGGGCGACGAGATCGCCGCCGTGCTGGAGCGCCATGCCGACAATCCCGACATGGAAGCCCTGCTGGAGCAGGCCGTAATGGCCTACCAGACCGCCATGCTGAACGCCACCGCCAATATTGAGTAAGGAACTATCGTGAGCATTATTTTTGACAACAGCAATGGGGAGGGGGCCAAGCAGGTGCTGGCCCGCCTGAAACTGGTCACGCAACTGGCGAGCACCCGCAAGGATTTGCTGGCTCTGCCTGCTGGCGTTGGTTCGCTGGCACCCAGGCTGGCTCTGGTGCGCGAGGCCAACCGGCTGCGCGCCGAGCTGGGGGAGCTGGACGGTCCCGCTTTGAGCGATGATCCCAACAGCCCCCACTACCGGTTCCGCGATACCGGCGAGGTGTCCGGCAGTCGCAAGGAGCTGGCTGCCAGCGCCATTAGGCTGGCCAAATCCAACGGTGACGCCGTGAAAGTCACGGATATCGACTGGCAGGCCATTGAAGAGAACCCGCGTGAAGCGGAAGAGCTAATCAGCAAGGGCAACCTGTTTGGTGAAACCGACTGGGAGCAATTGCAGCAAGGGGGCATGGATCCTGCTGCCGGCTTTCTGGTGGATAAGGTGTTTGCCGCTATCGGCCCCAAGCCGGCCGGCGATGCAGCGCCACAATTGCGTCAGGACTATGCCTGGGGGTTACAGGCCATTCGCGCCCGCATGCAAGCCTGCACCAGTGTGAGTGACGTGCGCGAGGCGCTGGAGGTGATCCGCGATGAAATGATCGGCACCAATCTTAACGAGCAGGAAGCGGAACGCTATACCGCCCTTATGCAGCAACGGCAGCAGGCTGCCGACCGTAACGTGGCGATCCGCCAGGCCATTGATGCAGCCCAGACCGAGATGTATCAGGCCGGCGCCGAGCTGCGGCAGGCTCAGTACAAGATAGAAAGCCGCGGACGCCGGGGCTGGAAGCCGGATCCTACCCTGGCTGAAGCGCTTGCCGATGCGCAGGCCGCCTACAGCGAGGCCGAGGCCCGCTGGAGCAGTGCCCTGAAGGACACCAAAGATGAACGTGAGACGTTGCGCGCCACCATGCTCGACACCCACAATCAGGCCGCCCTGATTGTGGCTGAAGCCCGGGAACGGAACAGCCGGGAGAGCCAGGAGTGCAGATCATGGCGAAGCTTTGGCGAGCGCTTTGCCAAGCTGGTCAATTACCGCCGTCATGGTGGCTCAGACGCCTTCCGTGGACACGTTACCAATGCCGCCGCCGGCAAGGTCAATGACTGGTCCTGGGCCGACAAGAGCAAGGCGAGTCAGCCCAAAAGAGCCACCAAGCGAGAGGTTGGTTTTCAGCTTCAGGTGGCGGACTCTTTCGTCCGCCAGGGTGGCAGGGAGATAAGCGTCGGCTCCACCGCCGAACTCAAGGAGCGAATGGGCTTTCGTGAGGTGCAGTCGGGCAACTGGGTGCTGAACGATCCCAACAGCGCCCGTTTTCACGTTGAACAGACCGCTGCTGCCATGGTGGACATGGCCGACGTACTCGGTATTAACGAGCACCACCTTGGGTTGGGTGGTCGTCTGGCCATGGCGTTTGGCGCGCGGGGGCGAGGCGGCAAGAATGCGGCCAGGGCTCACTACGAGCCGGTGCAGCGGGTGATCAACCTCACAAAAATGGGCGGCGGTGGCGCCTTGGGGCACGAACTGCTGCACGCCCTGGACAACATCATTCCGTCACTGGTGAACGAAACCCCAGGTGGTAAAGGCGAGTTTGCGTCTGCCAATCCCGAACTGCTGCCAGAGGGGCCGCTGCGCGATGCCTTTGCCGCCTTCCGGCGAGCCCTGACCCAGGGCGACA
The Oceanimonas pelagia genome window above contains:
- a CDS encoding LPD1 domain-containing protein — its product is MSIIFDNSNGEGAKQVLARLKLVTQLASTRKDLLALPAGVGSLAPRLALVREANRLRAELGELDGPALSDDPNSPHYRFRDTGEVSGSRKELAASAIRLAKSNGDAVKVTDIDWQAIEENPREAEELISKGNLFGETDWEQLQQGGMDPAAGFLVDKVFAAIGPKPAGDAAPQLRQDYAWGLQAIRARMQACTSVSDVREALEVIRDEMIGTNLNEQEAERYTALMQQRQQAADRNVAIRQAIDAAQTEMYQAGAELRQAQYKIESRGRRGWKPDPTLAEALADAQAAYSEAEARWSSALKDTKDERETLRATMLDTHNQAALIVAEARERNSRESQECRSWRSFGERFAKLVNYRRHGGSDAFRGHVTNAAAGKVNDWSWADKSKASQPKRATKREVGFQLQVADSFVRQGGREISVGSTAELKERMGFREVQSGNWVLNDPNSARFHVEQTAAAMVDMADVLGINEHHLGLGGRLAMAFGARGRGGKNAARAHYEPVQRVINLTKMGGGGALGHELLHALDNIIPSLVNETPGGKGEFASANPELLPEGPLRDAFAAFRRALTQGDKPLLEIIKLKPGDGNLARHNIDGRRGSRVADAIREAGNATDAVKAVRAIYGDRTDKRSRKTIADWVRLAAAYYHDGEEQVELETGPEVSDFMRSAQLLDAGSTGKYWSSVEEMAARAFQSYLEDKMSERGMRNDYLSALADNKHYSGGSSPVKPFPEGEERLRINAAIDELFDTLKRERVFEKAVANKALLDSIFDCNSGAAALQ